One region of Cydia fagiglandana chromosome 17, ilCydFagi1.1, whole genome shotgun sequence genomic DNA includes:
- the LOC134672491 gene encoding protein twist-like, with protein MLHDYTDPRNMNYEHCDYRTVPIKREKDSEYPDDENFYSYPPMEIKRQSAEQGFAPSSPTHLMDLSNGTERPTQQQWPSNVIFDSDEREYQPQYHSYEPEYSQERQRQKTFYFDDSNSQDTVRTFYEPNDNGEYRASTEERSDGSDEQRRSKRRSSKSSRKKAQSFQEMQIQRMMANVRERQRTQSLNEAFASLRQIIPSLPSDKLSKIQTLQLATQYIEFLYQILSNNECAPSETTDSGGEHGKYLAQDKLSYAFSVWRMEGEWNGQT; from the coding sequence ATGTTGCACGATTACACGGACCCGAGAAATATGAACTACGAACACTGTGACTACAGAACAGTGCCTATAAAACGGGAGAAGGACTCGGAGTACCCCGACGACGAGAATTTCTACAGCTACCCTCCTATGGAAATCAAAAGGCAATCCGCGGAGCAGGGCTTTGCTCCCTCCTCCCCTACACATCTCATGGACCTCAGCAATGGTACCGAAAGACCGACGCAACAACAGTGGCCGTCCAACGTTATATTTGACAGCGACGAACGAGAATACCAGCCTCAATACCACTCGTATGAACCAGAGTACAGCCAGGAGCGGCAGAGGCAAAAGACATTCTACTTCGACGATTCCAACTCGCAAGACACCGTACGGACGTTCTACGAACCGAATGACAACGGGGAATACAGAGCTTCCACTGAAGAACGCAGCGACGGAAGTGACGAGCAACGGAGATCGAAGAGGCGTTCCTCGAAATCGTCAAGAAAAAAAGCGCAGTCGTTCCAGGAAATGCAGATACAACGCATGATGGCTAACGTGCGGGAACGCCAGCGGACGCAGAGTCTTAACGAAGCCTTCGCGAGCTTACGGCAGATCATACCTTCGCTGCCGAGCGACAAGTTGTCTAAGATACAGACTCTTCAATTAGCGACTCAGTATATCGAGTTTCTGTACCAGATTTTGTCGAATAACGAGTGCGCGCCGAGCGAAACAACAGACTCCGGGGGTGAACACGGCAAATACTTGGCCCAGGACAAACTAAGCTATGCCTTCTCTGTGTGGAGAATGGAAGGAGAGTGGAATGGACAAACGTGA